One Patescibacteria group bacterium genomic window, TGTCTGTTCTTGTCACTTTAGAAACCGCCGCGCCGTCATTAATATCGATACCGCAAGGACTGAAAAAAATAAGGCTTTCTCCGTTTTTTAGAGAAAAAACAGCTCTTTGCACACCTTCAAATTGCTTAATTTGTCCAAGTGCCACTCGCCATTTAAGGCTTCGAATTTCCCCAGAATCTCTTTTGTCATTTTGCACAAAAGCCGCATAGCGTTTCATCGAATCAATCATCGCCAGGCCGGTCTCGCCTTTGCTATCGACCAAAGCCGGCTCACCGTGTCTGTCTTGACCCCAACGGTAAGTCGTTTGCCAATAGGCCCGGTGAGGATTTCCTTTTTCATTATTGGCGCTTCTGCGATTTTGCACCAAACCAAACATTCTCCCAGGAAGACTTAAGGGATCTCTCTTGAGAGAATCAACAATACCGACTATTTCCGCCCTGACATCAAAGATTGGTCTTTCGACTTTGGCCATAAAAAAACCCTCTCGTTTTTTCTCTCGAGAAGGTTAAGCGAATTAATGGAAAATTACTCCACTGATTCTTAATTTCTGATATTTAACGCTACCCTTGCTCGAGAGATAACCTTAAGACGGTTCCCGGCTCTGGCTCGCCGAAGCTTTAGCGAAGGCGGCCTTTTACGGTTGCGGCACAGTCCTTGATTCACACAAGGTTCCCGTAACCTTAAGGATAATTAAAGTCTAACAAAATAAATTTTTTTGTCAATCATCAATAATCAATTCCCTTGCGGGCTTTTTCGCCTTTTTGAAAAGGATGGCTGACTTCGGTGAATTCTGTTACCAGATCCGCTTTTCTAATAATTTCCGGACAAGCGAACCTGCCGGTTAAAACCAAATCAAGCTTTTTGGGTTTATCATTTATTATTTGTAACACATCCTCTAATTTAATGAGCCCGAATTTTACCGCCACATTGATTTCGTCTAAAATAATAAGCTCATACTTACTACTTAATACTTGATACTTACTACTTTCAAGCGCCTTCTTGGCTTCTTTGTAATCAACCGGTTTTAATCGTTTTGGGTTGACAAAATCTTTAGTTCCGTATTGCTCAACGTCAATTTGAAATTTGAAATTTGAAATTTGAAATTTTTTTTGTATCTCATACAGCGCTTTTACTTCTCCGCTAACCTGTTTTTTAAGGAATTGAATGACGAGTACTTTCTTCCCCCATCCCGCCGCCCGCAACGCCAAACCCAAGGCTGCGGTTGTCTTGCCTTTGCCATTGCCGGTATAAACGATAATCATAATAATTAGAAATTAGATATTAGTAATTAGGAATTAGTAACTTTTCCTTAATTAGCTAATTACTTTCCTTATATTCCCCTTAGTTCCGTTTTTGGTATTAATTTACGTAATTTGGGCAAGACTTTATCAAAAAATTCCTTCGGATAAGGCTTCAGTTTCTCAAAACTTTTATCTAAACACTGTCCGGGATTAAATTGCTGTAAAAACCACTTGATGGATGATGGATTGTGGATGATGGATGATAGGTCTTTTGCCATTTCGATCAAATCTTCTCTATTATGTAGTGTTGGGACTACTGTTGTCCGCAATTCAAAATCAAGACCGCTTTTGATTAAAATATTAATGCATTCGCTTATTTGTTTATTGATTTGTTTATTTGTAGTATTTGTATATTTGTAGTATTTAATAAGCGGTCCTTTATAATCAATCGCCACGTAGTCCAAAAGTTTTTGGGCCAATAAATCTTTAACCATCCCGGGGTTTGTCCCGTTGGTGTCAAGTTTAATTAAAAAACCCAATTTTTTGATTTTTTTGATAAAGGCCGGCAGATCTTCGTAAAGGGTCGGCTCGCCGCCGGTAACGACAATCCCGTCTAAAAGTTGCCTTTTGTTTTTTAAAAAAATAAAAAAATCTTCTTCTTTTATCTCCGGTAAGGTTTCCGGCCGCAAAACCAAATCGCTATTGTGACAAAAGGGACAACGGAAATTACAGCCGGCAACAAAAATAATCGCCGCCACTTTCCCCGGATAATCAAGCAGGGTTGTTTTTTGCAGACCTTTAATTTTTATCATTAAGTCTTGTGTTTTTGAAGATGCTGGTAAACCTGTCTTTCGACAAATTCGGCTTGTTTACCGGCATTCCATTGCACTACCGGCCGAAGATAACCGACGATTCTTGACCAAACCTCGCAGGTTTTACCACATTCTGGACAAGTTTTTTGTTCACCTTTAAGATATCCGTGAGAAGGACAGATACTAAAAGTCGGCGTTAAGGTATAGTAAGGCAAATGATAATTTTGGGCAATCTTCTGGACTAGATTTTTGACGGAAGCGGTGTCCGGAAGGCTTTCGCCCAAAAAGCCGTGCAAAACCGTACCCCCGGTATATTTCGTCTGTAAATCGTCCTGAAGATTTAAGGCTTCAAAAAGATCGTCGGTAAAATTAACCGGCAAATGAGTCGAATTGGTATAAAATGGTTCCGCGTGATCTTTGGCGATTTCTTCCTCATTGGCACAGATGATATCAGGATAAGCTTTTTTATCAAGCTTGGCCAGATGATAAGAAGTCCCTTCGGCCGGCGTCGCCTCCAGATTAAACATCTGGTCGGTTTCTTTTTGATAAATCAAAAGCTTCGTCCGCATAAAATCCAGAATTTCCTGGGCAAAGGCTTTCCCCTCTTCATCGCCGATGGTTTTCCCCATAAAATTCAAAAGTGATTCATTCATGCCGATTAAACCAATCGTGTTAAAATGATTTTTCCAGTATTCGCCGAAACGGTCTTTAATCGCCCCTAAATAGACCTTGGAATAGGGATAAAGTCCTTCGTCGGTAAACTGTTCGACGATCGTTCTTTTAAGCATCGTCGCCTCTTTCGCCAAATCCATCAAATGAGAGAGTTTTTCGAAATATTCTTTTTTGTTTTTGGCCAAATAGCCAATCCGGGGAAGATTAATCGTGATAACGCCTAAGCTGCCGGTTAAAGGGTAGGCCCCGAAAAGACCGCCGCCCCTTTTGGCCAATTCACGGTTGTCTAAACGTAAGCGGCAATTATGAGTTAAAATACCGGTCGTACCGACCGTAAACATTGGCCTGCCATTTTTTACCTCAAAACAATAAGCGGTTGAATTACTAATTTGTTCTATGGATTTTATTTTTACCCATAGTTTTTTATCCTTTTTAAACCAAATATCCCCGTATTTCTTTCTGTTTAATTGATAAACTAAAACTGCATAATTAGTTTCTTTTCCAAAACGATCCTGTCGGTTATCTCTATATATAGAAGTTGTCGTTCCCAATGTTGCCGCTAACATATTCAGGGTTTCTACCATTTTTTTCGAAGAAGTATAAATTCTATGTCTGTTACCCCCATCAGTAGCATAATGTCCAGTAATCACTCCCTCTCTAAATTCTTGACTCATACCAAAAATACGAGCGGAATAATATTTTTCTCTTTCTTTTCCGGAAACGAAATCCTGACATAAACCAACCGCCGCTTTGGAATGGATTTTTAAGGTAAAAAGTTTCGTTTCCTGGGATGGCGAAACAGACCAATGGGCTCCAAAATATTTTTCACTAATCTTTTGCAATCGGGTGATTACCTGCTTTTTCTTTTCATTTTCTAACGAAAAAATAACTGTTGTTTCCCCGTCAAACGATCCATCGCCCGCATAAGCACCGACAAAATATCCCAAATCTCTATTTCCACCTGATCCTTTCATCATCTTTAAGGAATAAGGTAAAAACATACCTTTTTTTAATTCTTTGCCTTTTAATTCTTGAGTTTTTGATTCTTGATCAAAAGTGACGAAATTTAAATGTTCTTCACTAATTTTTATTTCGTGTCCATTTTCCAACGTTACTTTAATCATTTTTTGGTTTTCAAACTTATTAAATACTCCCTTAACAAAATCTCCGTCACTATAAATTTCATATTCATTATTTTTACCATTACCTTCATATATATTTTTAATCTCACTGTATTCCAAATCTCGCCCCCGGCTTGACTTAATTAAAACTTTTTCATCACCGGCTAAAGGGCACATGCTTCGGGCATCCTCTGGTTTCATATCGGAATTGACAAAATTGGAAAAATAGGGAATGCCGTATTTTCTCGTCATTTCCCAAATCCCCTCATAATTGGGATTATTCCAGGCAAAATCCTTGGTGATATTGTATGTCGGGATGGGAAAAGTAAAAACCCGTCCCTTGGCATCGCCCTCAAGCATCACTTCGGCAAAAGCTTTATTAAACGAATCGACTTCTTTTTGAAAATCACCATAAGTTTTATCCTGGGTCTTGCCGCCGATAAGGACCGGCTCTTTAGCAAGATGTGTAGGAATATTAAGATCCAAAGTCACGTTGGTAAAAGGCGTCTGGAAGCCAACGCGGGTCGGCACGTTCATATTAAAAACAAACTCCTGCAGGGCCTGCTTAACTTCCTTGTAAGAAAGATGGTCGTAGGCAATAAAAGGCGCTAAAAGCGTATCAAAACTCGAGATCGCCTGGGCCCCGGCCGATTCTCCCTGAAGGGTGTAAAAGAAATTGACCAGTTGTCCCAGGGCGGTCCGAAAATGTTTGGGCGGTTTACATTCAACCTTACCAACCACGCCGCCAAAACCCCTAAATAATAGGTCCCTTAAATCCCAACCGCAACAATAGGCCGCCAGGATTTGTAAATTATGAATATGCAAATCACCATTAGTATGGGCTTCTCTTATCTGCGGCGGGTAGATTTTATTAAGCCAATAATTGGCGGAAATCACCGAGGCGACATGATTGTTTAGGCCCTGAAGAGAATAGGCCATATTGCTGTTCTCCCGAACCCGCCAGTCAAGCTTAGCAAGATAATCGCCGACTAATTCGTCGGAATCAATAAGGGAATGGACATCGCGGACCCGGCTTCGCAAATCCCGGTAAAGAATATAAGCGCGGGCGACATCATAATGTCCGTGATGCATTAAAACTTCTTCGATAAGGTCCTGAATTTCTTCAACTTGAGGAATGATTTT contains:
- the cobO gene encoding cob(I)yrinic acid a,c-diamide adenosyltransferase, whose amino-acid sequence is MIIVYTGNGKGKTTAALGLALRAAGWGKKVLVIQFLKKQVSGEVKALYEIQKKFQISNFKFQIDVEQYGTKDFVNPKRLKPVDYKEAKKALESSKYQVLSSKYELIILDEINVAVKFGLIKLEDVLQIINDKPKKLDLVLTGRFACPEIIRKADLVTEFTEVSHPFQKGEKARKGIDY
- a CDS encoding anaerobic ribonucleoside-triphosphate reductase activating protein gives rise to the protein MIKIKGLQKTTLLDYPGKVAAIIFVAGCNFRCPFCHNSDLVLRPETLPEIKEEDFFIFLKNKRQLLDGIVVTGGEPTLYEDLPAFIKKIKKLGFLIKLDTNGTNPGMVKDLLAQKLLDYVAIDYKGPLIKYYKYTNTTNKQINKQISECINILIKSGLDFELRTTVVPTLHNREDLIEMAKDLSSIIHNPSSIKWFLQQFNPGQCLDKSFEKLKPYPKEFFDKVLPKLRKLIPKTELRGI
- a CDS encoding ribonucleoside triphosphate reductase codes for the protein MTKTTIKQIKKRNGRIVKFNPLKIINAMEKAFRAIGEKDGERVRYLGDKVMEKLEARYDGKIIPQVEEIQDLIEEVLMHHGHYDVARAYILYRDLRSRVRDVHSLIDSDELVGDYLAKLDWRVRENSNMAYSLQGLNNHVASVISANYWLNKIYPPQIREAHTNGDLHIHNLQILAAYCCGWDLRDLLFRGFGGVVGKVECKPPKHFRTALGQLVNFFYTLQGESAGAQAISSFDTLLAPFIAYDHLSYKEVKQALQEFVFNMNVPTRVGFQTPFTNVTLDLNIPTHLAKEPVLIGGKTQDKTYGDFQKEVDSFNKAFAEVMLEGDAKGRVFTFPIPTYNITKDFAWNNPNYEGIWEMTRKYGIPYFSNFVNSDMKPEDARSMCPLAGDEKVLIKSSRGRDLEYSEIKNIYEGNGKNNEYEIYSDGDFVKGVFNKFENQKMIKVTLENGHEIKISEEHLNFVTFDQESKTQELKGKELKKGMFLPYSLKMMKGSGGNRDLGYFVGAYAGDGSFDGETTVIFSLENEKKKQVITRLQKISEKYFGAHWSVSPSQETKLFTLKIHSKAAVGLCQDFVSGKEREKYYSARIFGMSQEFREGVITGHYATDGGNRHRIYTSSKKMVETLNMLAATLGTTTSIYRDNRQDRFGKETNYAVLVYQLNRKKYGDIWFKKDKKLWVKIKSIEQISNSTAYCFEVKNGRPMFTVGTTGILTHNCRLRLDNRELAKRGGGLFGAYPLTGSLGVITINLPRIGYLAKNKKEYFEKLSHLMDLAKEATMLKRTIVEQFTDEGLYPYSKVYLGAIKDRFGEYWKNHFNTIGLIGMNESLLNFMGKTIGDEEGKAFAQEILDFMRTKLLIYQKETDQMFNLEATPAEGTSYHLAKLDKKAYPDIICANEEEIAKDHAEPFYTNSTHLPVNFTDDLFEALNLQDDLQTKYTGGTVLHGFLGESLPDTASVKNLVQKIAQNYHLPYYTLTPTFSICPSHGYLKGEQKTCPECGKTCEVWSRIVGYLRPVVQWNAGKQAEFVERQVYQHLQKHKT